From Ovis canadensis isolate MfBH-ARS-UI-01 breed Bighorn chromosome 10, ARS-UI_OviCan_v2, whole genome shotgun sequence, a single genomic window includes:
- the IRS2 gene encoding insulin receptor substrate 2, translating to MASPPEHGPPGPAGGDGPNLNNNNNNNNHSVRKCGYLRKQKHGHKRFFVLRGPGAGGDEAGAGGGPAPQPPRLEYYESEKKWRSKAGAPKRVIALDCCLNINKRADAKHKYLIALYTKDEYFAVAAENEQEQEGWYRALTDLVSEGRAGAGDAPPAAAATSGSCSASLPGALGGSAGAAAADDSYGLVAPATAAYREVWQVNLKPKGLGQSKNLTGVYRLCLSARTIGFVKLNCEQPSVTLQLMSIRRCGHSDSFFFIEVGRSAVTGPGELWMQADDSVVAQNIHETILEAMKALKELFEFRPRSKSQSSGSSATHPISVPGARRHHHLVNLPPSQTGLVRRSRTDSLAATPPAAKCSACRVRTASEGDGGAAAGAAAGAGAAAGSPLSPGPVRAPLSRSHTLSGGRAGKAALAPAGGGLQHSRSMSMPVAHSPPAATSPGSLSSSSGHGSGSYPPPPGPHPHLQHPLHPQRPSSGSASASGSPSDPGFMSLDEYGSSPGDLRVYCGHRSNTPESIAETPPARDGSAGELYGYMTMERPLSHCGGRAYRRVSGDGAPDLDRGLRKRTYSLTTPARQRPAPQPSSASLDEYTLMRATFSGSSGRLCPSCPASSPKVAYHPYPEDYGDIEIGSHRSSSSNLGTDDGYVPMTPGVAPLRMGGGSCRGDDYMPMSPTSVSAPKQILQPRPAPAALPPAGAAGPTPASAAGRAFPGTAGGYKTGSPAESSPEDSGYMRMWCGSKLSMESADGKLLPNGDYLNMSPSDAGTTGTPPDFSAAGETLRGMPGYCYSSLPRSYKAPHACHGDSDQYVLMSSPVGRVLEEEQLEPAPGPAQPASAFPAAAAGSGHPQPPHPAVPSPGRLGGGGGSRPDGFLAQRCRAVRPTRLSLEGLPALPRMHEYPLPPEPRSPGEYINIDFGEAGARLSPPAPPLLASAASSSSLLSASSPASSLGSGTPGTSGDSRQRSPLSDYMNLDFSSPKSPQPGAQGRDPVGSLDALLSPEASVYPPLPPRPAAPSSALQPPPPPPPPGELYRLPAAPASKGPGAASSSSDTGDNGDYTEMAFGVAATPPQPIVAPPKPDGARVSSPVSGLKRLSLMDQVSGVEAFLQAGQPPDPHRGAKVIRADPQGGRRRHSSETFSSTTTVTPVSPSFAHTPKRHNSASVENVSLRKGSEGGGGRGSSGILGGCDEPPSSPRQLPPPIPQQARAWTPAQPGGGLVGCPGGTSSPMRRETSTGFQNGLNYIAIDVRDEPGLSPPLQQHPHAQTGDRSAWGRSRSLGGLISAVGAGSPAAVCGGPGPGALPAANAYASIDFLTHHLKEATVVKE from the exons ATGGCGAGCCCGCCGGAGCACGGGCCCCCCGGGCCGGCGGGCGGGGACGGCCCCAacctcaataacaacaacaacaacaacaaccacagcgTGCGCAAGTGCGGCTACCTGCGCAAGCAGAAGCACGGCCACAAGCGCTTCTTCGTGCTGCGCGGGCCCGGCGCGGGCGGCGACGAGGCGGGCGCGGGCGGGGGCCCGGCGCCGCAGCCGCCGCGGCTCGAGTACTACGAGAGCGAGAAGAAGTGGCGGAGCAAGGCGGGCGCCCCGAAGCGGGTCATCGCGCTCGACTGCTGCCTGAACATCAACAAGCGCGCCGACGCCAAGCACAAGTACCTGATCGCCCTCTACACCAAGGACGAGTACTTCGCCGTGGCAGCCGAGAACGAGCAGGAGCAGGAGGGCTGGTACCGCGCGCTCACCGACCTGGTCAGCGAGGGCCGCGCGGGCGCCGGCGACgcgccccccgccgccgccgccacctccGGGTCCTGCAGCGCCTCCCTGCCCGGCGCCCTGGGCGGCTCGGCGGGCGCCGCCGCGGCCGATGACAGCTACGGGCTGGTGGCGCCCGCCACGGCCGCCTACCGCGAGGTGTGGCAGGTAAACCTGAAGCCCAAGGGCCTGGGCCAGAGCAAGAACCTGACGGGCGTGTACCGCCTGTGCCTGTCGGCGCGCACCATCGGCTTCGTGAAGCTGAACTGCGAGCAGCCGTCGGTGACGCTGCAGCTCATGAGCATCCGCCGCTGCGGCCACTCGGACAGCTTCTTCTTCATCGAGGTGGGCCGCTCTGCCGTGACGGGCCCCGGCGAGCTGTGGATGCAGGCAGACGACTCGGTGGTGGCGCAGAACATCCACGAGACCATCCTGGAGGCCATGAAGGCGCTCAAGGAGCTCTTCGAGTTCCGGCCGCGCAGCAAGAGCCAGTCGTCCGGCTCGTCGGCCACGCACCCCATCAGCGTGCCCGGTGCGCGCCGCCACCACCACTTGGTCAACCTGCCCCCGAGCCAGACGGGGCTGGTGCGCCGCTCGCGCACCGACAGCCTGGCCGCCACCCCGCCCGCCGCCAAGTGCAGCGCGTGCCGGGTGCGCACAGCCAGCGAGGGCGACGGCGGCgccgcggcgggggcggcggcgggggccggGGCGGCGGCGGGCAGCCCGCTGAGCCCGGGCCCGGTGCGCGCGCCCCTGAGCCGCTCGCACACGCTGAGCGGCGGCCGCGCGGGCAAGGCGGCGCTGGCGCCGGCAGGGGGCGGCCTGCAGCACAGCCGCTCCATGTCCATGCCCGTGGCGCACTCGCCCCCGGCGGCTACCAGCCCCGGCAGCCTGTCGTCCAGCAGCGGGCACGGCTCGGGCTCCTACCCGCCGCCCCCCGGCCCGCACCCGCACCTGCAGCACCCCCTGCACCCCCAGCGCCCCTCCAGCGGCAGCGCCTCGGCCTCGGGCTCCCCCAGCGACCCCGGCTTCATGTCCTTGGACGAGTATGGCTCCAGCCCCGGGGACCTGAGGGTCTACTGCGGCCACCGGAGCAACACGCCCGAGTCCATCGCTGAGACGCCCCCGGCGCGGGACGGCAGCGCGGGCGAGCTGTACGGCTACATGACCATGGAGCGGCCGCTGAGCCACTGCGGCGGCCGCGCCTACCGCAGGGTCTCCGGGGACGGCGCCCCAGACTTGGACCGAGGGCTGAGAAAGCGGACTTACTCGCTGACCACGCCTGCCCGGCAGCGGCCCGCGCCCCAGCCGTCCTCCGCGTCCCTGGATGAGTACACCTTGATGCGGGCCACCTTCTCGGGCAGTTCCGGCCGCCTGTGCCCATCCTGCCCCGCGTCTTCTCCCAAAGTGGCCTACCACCCGTACCCTGAGGACTACGGCGACATCGAGATCGGCTCGCACCGCAGCTCCAGCAGCAACCTGGGCACGGACGACGGCTACGTGCCCATGACCCCCGGCGTGGCCCCCCTGCGGATGGGCGGCGGGAGCTGCAGGGGCGACGACTACATGCCCATGAGCCCCACCAGCGTGTCGGCCCCGAAGCAGATCTTGCAGCCGCGGCCCGCACCCGCCGCCTTGCCCCCTGCGGGGGCCGCGGGGCCCACGCCCGCGTCGGCGGCCGGCAGAGCTTTCCCGGGCACTGCGGGCGGCTACAAGACCGGCTCCCCGGCCGAGAGCTCCCCCGAGGACAGCGGGTACATGCGCATGTGGTGTGGTTCCAAGCTGTCCATGGAGAGCGCCGACGGCAAGCTGCTGCCCAACGGGGACTACCTCAACATGTCCCCCAGCGACGCGGGCACCACGGGCACCCCGCCCGACTTCTCGGCCGCGGGGGAGACGCTGCGGGGCATGCCCGGCTACTGCTACAGCTCTCTGCCCCGCTCCTACAAGGCCCCCCACGCCTGCCACGGCGACAGCGACCAGTACGTGCTCATGAGCTCGCCTGTGGGCCGGGTCCTGGAGGAGGAGCAGCTGGAGccggcccccggccccgcgcAGCCGGCCAGTGCCTTCCCGGCCGCGGCGGCTGGCAGCGGCCACCCCCAGCCACCTCATCCCGCCGTGCCTTCTCCCGGGAGGCTCGGCGGTGGCGGAGGCAGCCGCCCCGACGGCTTCCTGGCCCAGCGCTGCCGGGCAGTGAGGCCCACGCGCCTGTCCCTGGAGGGGCTGCCGGCCCTGCCCCGCATGCACGAGTACCCGCTGCCCCCCGAGCCCAGGAGTCCAGGCGAGTACATTAACATCGACTTCGGGGAGGCCGGCGCGCGCCTGTCGCCGCCCGCGCCCCCACTCCTGGCCTCGGCCGCCTCGTCGTCCTCGCTGTTGTCCGCCAGCAGCCCGGCCTCGTCCCTGGGCTCCGGCACCCCGGGCACGAGCGGGGACAGCCGGCAGCGCTCCCCGCTCTCCGACTACATGAACCTCGACTTCAGCTCGCCTAAGTCGCCGCAGCCGGGCGCCCAGGGCCGCGACCCCGTAGGCTCCTTGGACGCCCTGTTGTCCCCCGAGGCCTCCGTGTACCCGCCACTGCCCCCGCGCCCGGCCGCCCCCTCCTCGGCcctgcagccgccgccgccgccgcccccgccagGCGAGCTGTACCGCCTGCCTGCGGCACCCGCCTCCAAGGGCCCGGGCGCGGCCTCCTCGTCCTCGGACACGGGGGACAATGGTGACTACACCGAGATGGCCTTTGGCGTGGCCGCCACCCCGCCACAACCAATTGTGGCGCCCCCAAAGCCCGACGGTGCCCGCGTGAGCAGCCCGGTGTCAGGCCTCAAGAGGCTGAGCCTCATGGATCAGGTGTCGGGAGTCGAGGCCTTCCTGCAGGCTGGCCAGCCCCCAGATCCGCACCGGGGGGCCAAGGTCATCCGCGCGGACCCGCAGGGGGGCCGCCGCCGCCACAGCTCCGAGACCTTCTCCTCGACCACCACTGTGACCCCCGTGTCCCCGTCCTTCGCTCACACCCCCAAGCGTCACAACTCGGCCTCGGTGGAGAACGTCTCTCTCAGGAAAGGCAGCGAAGGAGGCGGCGGCCGGGGCAGCAGCGGCATCCTGGGTGGGTGCGATGAGCCCCCCTCGTCGCCCCGCCAGTTGCCCCCGCCGATACCTCAGCAGGCGCGGGCCTGGACGCCGGCTCAGCCCGGCGGCGGCCTGGTCGGCTGTCCCGGGGGCACCAGCTCGCCGATGCGCCGGGAGACCTCCACCGGCTTCCAGAACGGCCTCAACTACATCGCCATCGACGTGAGGGACGAGCCGGGGCTGTCGCCGCCCCTGCAGCAGCACCCGCACGCGCAGACGGGCGACAGGAGCGCCTGGGGCCGCAGCCGGAGCCTCGGGGGTCTCATCAGCGCCGTGGGCGCCGGCAGCCCTGCCGCGGTGTGCGGAGGGCCGGGCCCTGGCGCCCTGCCCGCGGCCAACGCCTACGCCAGCATCGACTTCTTGACGCATCACCTGAAGGAGGCCACGGTGGTGAAAG AGTGA